GGTCGAGGTCTCCGGCGGCGACACGCTGCTCGGACAGCTTTAGGCCAGCATGGCTTGATCTGAATATGAAGGCCCGCGCTCACGTGCGGGCCTTTTGCTTATTTGGTCCTGCGTGCTGTTGCCGAACCGAGAAGAGTATCTGAAACGTTCTGTCGCTAGGGAGAGACAGGAGCAGGCTCGGAGGTCGTATGACAACAATCCTGATCACCTGCGCCTTGGCCGTATTTTGCCTATGGCGCATGCGCCGCGCTCACGAGGATGCGGCAGAGCATTGGGCGAGCGGCTTGGCCCGCGACCCGCTCTACTGGATCGGCAGCGTCATGGCGCTGATCGTACTCGGATTGGCGATGTACATGGCCCGTGAGCACATGGGCTTCACGGGCGCAGGACGCTGGTTCTGGGGCGCAGAACTCATACTGATCGTTGCGACTCTCTTGGTCCGCCGGACGCTCAAATGGCGGTATGGCTAACTCCGCACGTTCTTCTGCATCCTGGCCATCGCCACGCCGTCGCGGGCGAGCTGATCGGCGCGCTCGTTCTCGGCGTGCCCGGCATGGCCCTTGACCCAGTGCCAGTTGACCTTGTGCGGCTTCAGCGCCGCGTCGAGCCGCTGCCACAGCTCGGCGTTCTTGACCGGCTTCTTGTCGGCGGTCTTCCAGCCGTTGCGCTTCCAGCCGTGGATCCATCCGGTGATGCCCTGCCGGACATATTGGCTGTCAGTGTAGAGCTCGACCTGACACGACTTCTTCAGCGCCTCCAGCGCCGAGATCGCGGCCATCAGCTCCATGCGGTTGTTGGTCGTGTGCGGCTCGCCGCCCTTGAGCTCTTTTTCCTTGTCGCCGAAGCGCAGGATCGCGCCCCAGCCGCCCGGCCCCGGATTCCCCGAGCAGGCGCCATCGGTGTAGATGCTGACGACCGGATGCTCGCTCACGCCAATGCTCCGCCGATGCCGTAGTCGCGCACGCTGGTCACCGCCTGGTGGAAGCGCAGCTTGCGGACATATTCGAGCGGGTCCTTGGGCCTGACCAGCGCCCCCGCCGGCACGTTGAGCCAGTCCACCAGCCGCGTCAGCAGGAAGCGGATCGCGGCGCCGCGCGCCAGCAGCGGCAGCGCCTCCAGCTCGGCGTCCGACAGCGGCCGGACGCGGCCATAGGCGTTGAAGAAGGCGCGCGCCTTGGTGACGTTCAGCGAATGATCGGCCTCGAAGCACCAGGCGTTGAGGCAGATCGCGACGTCATACGCCAGAATGTCGTTGCAGGAGAACGGGAAGTCGATCAGCCCCGAGAGCTTGTCGCCGAGGAAGAACACGTTGTCCGGAAACAGGTCGGCATGGATGACGCCTTCCGGCAGATGCGTCGGCCAGGAGCGCCCGAGATGATCGAGCTCGGCGGAGAGCAGCGCGGAGAGGCCGGCCTGCACCGTGTCGGCGCGGTCGGCGGCCTGCGCGAACAACGACCGCCAGCCGGCGACCGAGAGCGGATTCTTGCGCACCAGCGGGAAGTCGCGTCCGGCCAGATGCATCTGCGCCAGCGCCGCGCCGACGCCGGCGCAGTGGGTGACGTTCGGCTTGCGCGGCCACATGCCTTCCAGGAAGTTGATGATCGCCGCGGGCCGGCCGGACAGGCTCGAATACACCGCCCCGTCGCGGTTGCGGGCGGGCTGCGGACAGCTCACGCCGCGCTCGGCGAGGTGGGCCATCAGCCCCAGAAAATACGGCAGGTCATCCACCGCCACGCGCTTCTCGTACAGCGTGAGGATGAAGGAGCCCTTGGTGGTGTGGAGCAGGAAGTTGGAGTTTTCGACCCCTTCGGCGATGCCCTTGTAAGAGAGCAGCTCGCCGATGTCGTAGGTCTTGAGGAAATCCGCAAGCTCGTCGGCGGCGACGTCGGTATAGACCGCCATGCGCTATCCCAGTTATCGAAGTTCGCCTGCCCCCGCCTCTCCGATGCGAACTTCGTCACCGAACAGGCCCGTAGCGCCCTTCATCGCGCATGCGGGCGCCACGTTCAAGGCCGAGAGGCCGCCGGGGGCGGAAAAGAAGCGGCCGACTTACTCGGCTGCCGCTTCCGGCCGGAGCGAGCGCGGCAGCGGGAAGAATTCGTTCTCTTCCGCCGCAGAGACCGTCTCGACATGGAGCACGTAGCGCTCGGCAAAAGCGCCCATGATCTCCTCGACGATCACCTCCGGCGCCGAGGCGCCGGCTGTGATGCCGAGGCTCTTGATGCCCTCGAAGCGCGCCCAGTCGATGTCCGAGGCGCGCTGCGCCAGCACGGCAATCGGGCAGCCCTCGCGCTCGGCGACCTCGCGCAGGCGCTGCGAGTTCGACGAGTTCGGCGCACCGACCACGATCAGCGCATCGACCACCGGGGCCACCTTCTTGACCGCCAGCTGGCGGTTGGTGGTGGCGTAACAGATGTCTTCCTTGTGCGGGCCCGAGATGTTCGGGAAACGGCCCTTGAGGATCGCGACGATATCCTTGGTGTCGTCGATCGACAGCGTGGTCTGGGTGACGAAAGCGAGGTTGTTGGGGTCTTTCGGGGTGAAGGTCGCCGCGTCCTCGGCGGTCTCGATCAGCGTCACGGCGCCGGCCGGAAGCTGGCCGACGGTGCCGACCACCTCCGGATGGTGCGAATGGCCGATCAGCAGGATCTCGCGGCCGCGCTTGAAGTGGATCGCCGCCTCGCGGTGGACCTTGGTCACCAGCGGGCAGGTCGCGTCCAGGGAGAAGAAGTTGCGCGCCTGGGCCTCGGCCGGAACCGATTTCGGCACGCCATGGGCCGAGAACACCACCGGTGCATTGGTACTGTCGGGAATCTCCGCCAGTTCCTCGACGAAGATGGCGCCCTTGGTCTTCAGGCTGTCGACGACGTATTTGTTGTGCACGATCTCGTGTCGGACATAGACCGGGGCGCCATAGATGGCGAGCGCCCGTTCCACGGTGTCGATGGCGCGCACCACGCCGGCGCAGAAGCCGCGCGGCGAGCAAAGCACGATTTTGAGGTCTGGTTTGGCTGCCATGGGGCTGGTCTGAGCTGATCTATGCGGGCTGGTTTCGGCGACCACGGACCCCCGGGCCGGCAAGCGGGGGCGGTCGATACGCGAAGAACTTGGGTCTGACACTCGTTTGGGTAGGACTTGGGACTGCTTTCGAGCGCTGTCAAGGCCGTTTTCTCCAGGCCATTGCGCCCTGCCCCCGGGACGGCTTATATAGGGCCAATTCCCGTCATCGCCGATGACCGCAGGTTTCGCCTCCAGGGCCGGGGCGGAGCACAAAGGAGATTTGCCATGAGCAACGCCCCGCTGATGCCGAAGGCAACTGCCGTGTGGCTGGTCGACAATACCGCCTTGACCTTCGACCAGGTCGCCGATTTCACCAAGATGCACCCGCTGGAGGTGCGCGCCATTGCCGACGGGGACGCCGCCCAGGGCATCAAGGGCATGGATCCGATCTCGACCGGGCAGCTCACCCGCGAGGAGATCGAGAAGGCCGAGCGCGACCCGAATTACCGGCTCCGGCTGCAGGAGAGCAAGGTGGTGCTGCCGCCGCAGCCCAAGCGCAAGGGCCCCCGCTACACCCCGGTCTCGCGCCGCCACGAGCGCCCGAGCGCCATTCTCTGGCTGGTGCGGAACCATCCCGAGCTCAAGGACGCCCAGATCATGCGCCTGGTCGGCACCACCAAGACCACGATCGCGAGCGTGCGCGACCGCACCCATTGGAACGCGCAGACACTGACGCCGATGGATCCGGTGACGCTCGGCCTGTGCTCGCAGATCGAGCTCGACTTCGAGGTCCAGCGTGCCGCCAAGGAAAAGCCGCTCGACGCCAATTACAGCGGCGCCACCCTGCTCCCGGCCTCCGAGACCACGCGCAAGGACGAGTACGAGCCGGCGGGCCGCGATGAGGACGATCTCAACGTCGACGCCGTGTTCGCCAAGCTCAAGACCATCGGCGGCAAGAAGCAGGACGACGAGGAGGAGTAGGACGGGCACCTCCTGTCCTCGGGTCAATTCACCCGCGACTGCCCCACCATCGGTGTCGTCCCTGCGAACGCAGGGACCCATAACCACAGGATTGCGTGACGGCCCAAGCTGGCTGTAACTCAGCGCGTCTTTCCTCACTCCCGCTGCGGCGTATGGGCCCCGGCTCAAGGCCGGGACGACGCCTGTTTTACAGGCCCGAGCCCGAGCTTCGCGACCCGCAAACAGTCCAAAAAAAATGGCGCCGGGAATGCCGGCGCCATGACAGTCTTGGGAGGAACTGAAAAAATCAGAACTTGTAGGTGACGCCGACGCCGACCAGCCACGGATCGATGTTGGCGCGGCCGGTGACCGGAATTGCGCCGTTGACGGTCGCCGAGTAGTTCGGCTGCAGCCACAGCTTCTTGACGTCGACGTTCAGGCCCCAGTGCCTGTCGAGCATGTAGTCGAAGCCGAACTGGACCGCGGCGCCCCACTGGTTGGAGATGTGCAGGTTGGTGACGGCAAGACCGTTCCACACCTGGTTCGCGGCGCTCTGGTTGAAGAAGACCGTGTAGTTCACACCCGCGCCGACATACGGCTTGAACGCGCCGAAATCGGTGAAGTGATATTGCAGGGTCAGCGTCGGCGGCAGCAGCCAGGCCTTGCCCATGTTGAGGCCGTCGAGCGAGCCGGTGCCGCCGATGGAATGCCGGGTGACGCCGAGGATCAGCTCGGCCGCGATGTTCTTGGTGAAGAAGTAGCTGATGTCGAGCTCGGGCACGACCGAGTTGGAGATCGACAGGCCGGAGTTCGGCGACGACAGCGCCGGCACGCCGGTCACGTTCACGGTGGAGCCGCCAGCATCCGGCAGCACGCCGAGCGCGCGCACACGAAGCATCCACGGATTCCACGCCTCGACCACCGGCGCCTTGGTGTAGACCGGCGCCGCCTGCAGGTCGGCCGCTTGCGCCGAGCCCATGGCTCCGCAGATCGCCGCCAGCACCAGCAGCGACGACGAGAGTTTCAACATCCTGTTCATCGAGATCCCCATAGCCACCCTTGAGCAACATCTGCGCGGGCACGGCCGCGCCTTGCGGTCACAGATGTGGCAGGGACGCCATGGAGTTGGATTTGATCTCAATCAATCGGCATTGTTGCAGCGCCGATGTCACGCAACTGTTGCATCGAAGTCACGCGCCATGAGAGGCGCTTGCACTGGCGCTCAGGGCCGGTCGGGGTGGTTCATCATGTATTCGCCGAGATCGCGCTGCCGGCGGTCGGCACGTGCCTCGGCGCGCTGCCGCTGCACGTCGCGGTCCTTGCGGCAGGCGACATATTCGGCGGAGCCCGGCGCGACCTTGCCACCGGCCTGACAGACCGCATCATCGTCGTCATTGCCGAGCGCCACCGCGGGACCCTGGTTGCGGGAGGCGCAGGCCGAGAGCGAAAATACGGCCATCAGCACCAGGGCCAGGCGGGCGGAGGTCTGTCGCATCGAACGTTCCATTCTCGTCAATCGGGCTGGTCTGACGCCGTTGCTTGACGAGAATGGGCGCCCGGGTCAAGCCCGGGGCACGTTCAGCGGCGTCGTGTCAGACGCGGCTCTTCAGCGCCTCGCCGATTTCCTCGAGCACCTTGGGATCCTCGATCGTGGCCGGCATGCTCCATTGCTCGCCGTCGGCGATCTTCTTGATCGTGCCGCGCAGGATCTTGCCGGAGCGCGTCTTCGGCAACCGGCCGACGGTGATGGCGAGCTTGAACGCAGCGACCGGTCCGAGCTTGTCGCGTACCAGCGCCACGATCTCCTTTTCGATCTGCGACGGGCTGCGCGAGACACCGGCCTTGAGCACGATGAAGCCGCACGGCACCTCGCCCTTGATCGCATCCTTGATGCCGAGCACGGCGCATTCCGCGACGTCGGGATGCGAGGCCAATATCTCTTCCATGCCGCCGGTCGACAGCCTGTGGCCGGCGACATTGATGATGTCGTCGGTGCGGCCCATCACGAAGACATAGCCGTCCTCATCCTTGTAGCCGGCGTCTGAGGTCTTGTAGTAGCCGGGGAATTCGCTGAGATAGGATTCCTTGAAGCGGTCCTCCTGCTGCCACAGGGTCGGCAGGCAGCCGGGCGGCATCGGCAGCTTGATCACGATCGAGCCCATGGTGTTGGCGGGCACGGGCTTGGCGGCCTCGTCGACGATGTCGACCTGGTAGCCCGGCATCGGCACCGTCGGCGAGCCGTGCTTCACGGGCAACAGGCCAAGGCCGACCGGATTGCCGGCGATGCACCAGCCGGTCTCGGTCTGCCACCAATGATCGATCACCGGCACCTTCAATTGCTGCTCGGCCCATTCCACCGTCGGCGGATCGGCGCGCTCGCCGGCCAGGAACAGGGTGCGGAAATGCGATAGATCGTATTTGCGCAAGAAAGTACCTTCCGGATCCTCCTTGCGGATGGCGCGGAATGCCGTGGGCGCGGTAAACAG
This region of Bradyrhizobium sp. SZCCHNS1050 genomic DNA includes:
- a CDS encoding homoserine kinase — encoded protein: MAVYTDVAADELADFLKTYDIGELLSYKGIAEGVENSNFLLHTTKGSFILTLYEKRVAVDDLPYFLGLMAHLAERGVSCPQPARNRDGAVYSSLSGRPAAIINFLEGMWPRKPNVTHCAGVGAALAQMHLAGRDFPLVRKNPLSVAGWRSLFAQAADRADTVQAGLSALLSAELDHLGRSWPTHLPEGVIHADLFPDNVFFLGDKLSGLIDFPFSCNDILAYDVAICLNAWCFEADHSLNVTKARAFFNAYGRVRPLSDAELEALPLLARGAAIRFLLTRLVDWLNVPAGALVRPKDPLEYVRKLRFHQAVTSVRDYGIGGALA
- a CDS encoding DUF1013 domain-containing protein, whose translation is MSNAPLMPKATAVWLVDNTALTFDQVADFTKMHPLEVRAIADGDAAQGIKGMDPISTGQLTREEIEKAERDPNYRLRLQESKVVLPPQPKRKGPRYTPVSRRHERPSAILWLVRNHPELKDAQIMRLVGTTKTTIASVRDRTHWNAQTLTPMDPVTLGLCSQIELDFEVQRAAKEKPLDANYSGATLLPASETTRKDEYEPAGRDEDDLNVDAVFAKLKTIGGKKQDDEEE
- the ispH gene encoding 4-hydroxy-3-methylbut-2-enyl diphosphate reductase encodes the protein MAAKPDLKIVLCSPRGFCAGVVRAIDTVERALAIYGAPVYVRHEIVHNKYVVDSLKTKGAIFVEELAEIPDSTNAPVVFSAHGVPKSVPAEAQARNFFSLDATCPLVTKVHREAAIHFKRGREILLIGHSHHPEVVGTVGQLPAGAVTLIETAEDAATFTPKDPNNLAFVTQTTLSIDDTKDIVAILKGRFPNISGPHKEDICYATTNRQLAVKKVAPVVDALIVVGAPNSSNSQRLREVAEREGCPIAVLAQRASDIDWARFEGIKSLGITAGASAPEVIVEEIMGAFAERYVLHVETVSAAEENEFFPLPRSLRPEAAAE
- the rnhA gene encoding ribonuclease HI gives rise to the protein MSEHPVVSIYTDGACSGNPGPGGWGAILRFGDKEKELKGGEPHTTNNRMELMAAISALEALKKSCQVELYTDSQYVRQGITGWIHGWKRNGWKTADKKPVKNAELWQRLDAALKPHKVNWHWVKGHAGHAENERADQLARDGVAMARMQKNVRS
- a CDS encoding OmpW family protein; this translates as MNRMLKLSSSLLVLAAICGAMGSAQAADLQAAPVYTKAPVVEAWNPWMLRVRALGVLPDAGGSTVNVTGVPALSSPNSGLSISNSVVPELDISYFFTKNIAAELILGVTRHSIGGTGSLDGLNMGKAWLLPPTLTLQYHFTDFGAFKPYVGAGVNYTVFFNQSAANQVWNGLAVTNLHISNQWGAAVQFGFDYMLDRHWGLNVDVKKLWLQPNYSATVNGAIPVTGRANIDPWLVGVGVTYKF